One window of the Agrobacterium larrymoorei genome contains the following:
- a CDS encoding terminase large subunit, producing MAALSSAAKVERDWSTACPDWKERITQRKPLIPDLPLYNLEAEKALRVFKRLRVPDVIGQPTYGEACDEWVFDLVRAIFGSFDLETKRRMIREFFLLVPKKNGKSSIAAAIIVTAAILNMRPEAELLLIAPTKKIAEIAFRQALGIIKLDKQLTDLFHPQVHQKTITHRTSGAIIVIKAAEADVITGSKATFILIDELHVFAQKPKAADLMTEIRGSLAARPDGFLLIITTQSKAPPAGVFKSELDIARQVRDGNLKRSLLPVLYELPFEVANDNGWRDPKTWGMVNPNLNRSVDEAFLLDELAAAEEKGLSDLLLFASQHLNVEVGQSLGGWRGSHFWKPQALPKLVSLEYLLEQSEVATVGIDGGGLDDLLGLAVLGRHKLTQDWLCWVHAWCQRDVLNLRKDIASSLTDAEKEGSLTFCDDATADIVGVVEICKRVRDAGLLPDEYGIGLDPQGVGAMVDELARYGIGRPLVTSVPQGFRLSSAVWSLERKLKDRTFWHGGQGLMTFCVGNAKAEQRGNAVLITKETAGKAKIDPLCALFNAIKLMEVGPVAAAPVASPWDDPEFTMVA from the coding sequence ATGGCGGCTCTCAGTTCGGCGGCGAAGGTGGAGCGTGATTGGTCTACTGCCTGCCCCGACTGGAAAGAGCGGATCACTCAACGCAAGCCACTGATACCCGACCTCCCGCTTTACAATCTGGAGGCGGAAAAAGCGCTTAGGGTTTTCAAGCGTCTTCGGGTGCCCGATGTCATCGGGCAACCCACCTATGGCGAAGCCTGCGACGAATGGGTTTTCGATCTCGTCAGGGCAATCTTTGGATCGTTCGATCTTGAAACGAAGCGGCGAATGATCCGTGAATTCTTCCTGTTGGTTCCCAAGAAGAACGGCAAGAGTTCCATAGCCGCTGCGATCATCGTTACTGCTGCCATCCTCAACATGAGGCCAGAGGCGGAATTGCTGCTGATCGCGCCGACGAAGAAGATTGCGGAGATCGCATTCCGGCAGGCGCTCGGCATCATCAAGCTCGACAAGCAGTTGACGGACCTCTTTCATCCGCAAGTGCATCAGAAGACGATCACGCACCGCACTTCCGGTGCCATCATCGTCATCAAGGCAGCGGAAGCGGACGTTATCACTGGTAGCAAAGCGACGTTCATCCTGATCGATGAATTGCACGTCTTTGCGCAGAAGCCGAAGGCTGCGGACCTCATGACGGAAATTCGCGGTTCGCTTGCCGCGCGTCCTGATGGCTTCCTGTTGATCATCACCACGCAATCGAAAGCGCCACCAGCGGGCGTCTTCAAATCCGAATTGGATATTGCCCGGCAGGTCCGCGACGGAAACCTGAAACGCTCGCTCCTGCCGGTTCTCTACGAGTTGCCTTTCGAGGTGGCGAATGACAACGGCTGGCGCGATCCGAAGACGTGGGGAATGGTCAATCCCAATCTTAACAGGTCGGTGGATGAAGCATTCCTTTTGGATGAACTTGCAGCCGCCGAGGAAAAGGGGCTGTCCGACCTTCTGCTTTTTGCGTCCCAGCACCTGAATGTCGAAGTGGGGCAATCTCTTGGGGGTTGGCGCGGTTCGCATTTCTGGAAGCCGCAGGCTTTGCCGAAGCTTGTCAGCCTCGAATACCTTCTTGAGCAATCCGAAGTGGCAACGGTCGGCATTGACGGCGGTGGCCTGGATGACCTTCTTGGGCTTGCTGTACTCGGGCGGCATAAACTCACGCAAGACTGGCTCTGCTGGGTTCATGCCTGGTGTCAAAGGGATGTTCTTAATCTGCGCAAGGACATCGCATCCAGCCTGACCGACGCTGAGAAAGAAGGGTCGCTCACGTTCTGCGACGATGCCACGGCAGATATCGTGGGCGTGGTGGAGATCTGCAAACGGGTTCGCGATGCAGGGCTTTTGCCGGACGAGTACGGTATCGGCCTCGATCCTCAAGGCGTGGGGGCAATGGTTGATGAACTGGCACGCTATGGCATTGGCCGACCGTTAGTCACGTCAGTGCCGCAGGGCTTCCGGTTGTCGTCGGCTGTATGGAGTCTTGAACGCAAGCTGAAAGATAGAACCTTCTGGCATGGCGGGCAGGGCTTGATGACGTTCTGTGTGGGTAACGCCAAGGCAGAGCAGCGCGGTAATGCAGTCCTGATCACAAAGGAAACGGCGGGCAAAGCGAAAATCGATCCACTTTGCGCGCTTTTCAACGCAATCAAATTGATGGAAGTCGGCCCGGTCGCTGCTGCCCCGGTCGCTTCGCCGTGGGATGACCCCGAATTTACAATGGTGGCCTGA
- a CDS encoding phage portal protein, which produces MSSKKKKEKRAASLESQSVPVSSENFMEFFGVGGMGGSLPSVTIESALKVPAVQAAVLFLSRTLASLPLHVYRTQKEGPVRLGGKLAAVIEENPNDEMDTSKFRRYFWEQVFTGGRGLAWIERKGASLEAIWPIDPGSCSVVRRGGKLFYKFDGKEYPSSDVIDIPFMLKRNMVNHRGPVAMAEKAIQLALAMNDYASNFFAGGGVPPLALEGPLPANADAMKRARGDVKRAVDAARNDNLPLIQLPAGYKITQVGYDPEKGQMTEARLYQVQEIARAWQIPPNFLQDLSRATFSNVEQNDLHLVKHIISQWAIAFESECNLKIFGRFSNNRYIRHNLDGLMRGDYLSRLRALAAGVNAALLTPNEAREIEGRPKNSDPAADRLHIQSGTVPIGTNSAALGHNGGPPLDDDNDNKQVDHDKQD; this is translated from the coding sequence ATGAGTTCCAAAAAGAAGAAGGAAAAGCGGGCTGCCTCATTGGAGTCGCAGTCTGTCCCCGTCAGCTCTGAGAACTTCATGGAGTTTTTCGGCGTCGGCGGAATGGGCGGCAGTTTGCCGTCAGTCACAATCGAGAGCGCCTTGAAAGTGCCTGCGGTACAGGCTGCAGTATTGTTTCTCAGTCGCACACTCGCCTCTCTTCCTTTGCATGTTTATCGGACGCAGAAGGAAGGTCCGGTTCGCCTAGGCGGTAAGTTGGCGGCTGTTATTGAGGAAAACCCAAACGACGAAATGGATACGTCAAAGTTTCGTCGTTACTTCTGGGAGCAAGTTTTCACCGGCGGGCGCGGCCTAGCCTGGATTGAGCGTAAGGGCGCAAGCCTGGAAGCCATCTGGCCAATTGATCCGGGGTCTTGTTCGGTTGTTCGTCGCGGTGGCAAACTTTTCTACAAGTTTGACGGCAAGGAATACCCTTCGTCAGACGTGATCGATATCCCGTTCATGCTGAAGCGGAACATGGTCAATCATCGTGGGCCGGTGGCGATGGCTGAAAAAGCCATTCAGCTTGCATTAGCGATGAATGACTATGCATCGAATTTCTTTGCAGGTGGGGGTGTTCCACCTCTGGCGCTGGAAGGTCCATTGCCTGCCAACGCCGACGCAATGAAACGAGCGCGTGGCGACGTGAAGAGGGCGGTTGACGCAGCAAGAAACGATAACTTGCCGCTCATTCAGCTTCCGGCTGGCTACAAGATCACGCAGGTTGGCTATGACCCCGAAAAGGGGCAAATGACCGAAGCTCGGCTCTATCAGGTGCAAGAGATTGCCCGCGCCTGGCAGATACCGCCAAACTTCCTTCAGGACCTTTCCCGCGCCACGTTTTCGAATGTGGAGCAAAACGACCTGCACCTGGTCAAACACATCATCAGTCAGTGGGCTATCGCTTTCGAGAGTGAGTGCAATCTGAAAATCTTCGGCAGGTTCTCAAACAACCGATACATCCGGCATAATCTAGACGGCCTGATGCGCGGCGATTATCTCAGCCGCCTTCGCGCTCTTGCTGCTGGTGTGAACGCCGCCCTTCTTACACCGAACGAGGCTCGCGAAATCGAGGGCCGTCCGAAGAACAGCGATCCCGCTGCTGACCGCCTACATATTCAAAGCGGGACGGTTCCCATCGGCACCAACAGTGCAGCGCTGGGCCATAACGGCGGTCCACCGCTTGATGACGATAACGACAACAAGCAGGTGGACCATGACAAGCAAGACTGA
- a CDS encoding HK97 family phage prohead protease, with product MTSKTERETRALISPVETRSDGKKMTVAGYAAVFGQETDIAQEFIEIIEPGAFTRSLTRNDVLALYQHNPGQILGRKSSGTLRMSEDSEGLSVEIDLPDTSHGRDVRELITRGDISGMSFGFWVPDTYSEKWDFTVEPPRRRILNVELYEVSIVANPAYAGTSVALRSRDYARAASETRSTLPARRLRMKLGMDLALRK from the coding sequence ATGACAAGCAAGACTGAGCGCGAGACCCGCGCCCTGATCAGCCCGGTTGAAACCCGGTCTGACGGAAAGAAAATGACCGTCGCGGGATACGCTGCGGTCTTCGGGCAGGAAACCGACATTGCGCAAGAGTTCATAGAAATTATCGAGCCCGGCGCATTCACCCGATCATTAACCCGAAACGATGTGCTGGCACTCTACCAGCACAACCCCGGCCAAATCCTAGGAAGAAAGTCAAGCGGAACGCTTCGCATGAGCGAAGACTCCGAAGGGCTCTCGGTGGAAATCGACCTGCCCGACACGTCGCACGGTCGCGATGTGCGAGAGTTGATCACCCGTGGCGACATATCCGGCATGTCGTTCGGCTTCTGGGTGCCGGATACCTATTCCGAAAAATGGGATTTTACGGTTGAGCCGCCGCGCCGCCGCATCCTCAACGTCGAACTTTACGAAGTTTCCATCGTGGCAAACCCAGCCTACGCCGGAACCTCTGTCGCTCTGCGGTCGCGGGACTATGCCCGCGCCGCCTCTGAGACCCGATCCACTCTTCCGGCGCGACGCCTGCGGATGAAGCTCGGCATGGACCTCGCGCTGCGAAAGTAG
- a CDS encoding phage major capsid protein: MSQKLKELRDKQARIVTEARERLDGIAENTEETRAKELEGQHDAAMAEYDRLEGLIKREESLAALEKREDERRASMRPLRDTPEYRADDEPKDGKIEYRSVFAKIVCGGDPSELTTEERAVLRNGATKFEARTQVAGSAAAGGYTVPKELANEIIKSLKAWGPLYDENICTVITTPGGNPMTVPTVDDTGKEAAAKAEGDPIADDNSGDVEFGQKMLDAFVYSTPFVKWSFELDADSIFNMEQLLGALIGERLGRIGNRQLTVGTGNSAPNGVLTASSLGLTTATASAFTWDNVMDLEHSIDPAYRASPKCRYMFHDKTLVIARKLKDGQGNYLWQQGDVQKGIPTSFNGRPYSINQHMPEIAANTRFMLFGDFSKYFVRKVGAPVIGVLRERFWPQVGIAGLIRFDGELGDTAAIKHMKTSA; encoded by the coding sequence ATGTCGCAGAAATTGAAAGAACTGCGTGACAAGCAGGCGCGCATTGTAACGGAAGCTCGCGAACGCCTGGATGGCATCGCTGAGAATACGGAAGAAACCCGCGCAAAGGAACTTGAGGGCCAGCATGACGCCGCAATGGCGGAATACGACAGGCTGGAAGGCCTGATTAAAAGGGAAGAGAGCCTTGCTGCTCTCGAGAAGCGTGAGGACGAGCGCCGTGCCTCTATGCGGCCCCTGCGCGATACACCTGAATATCGTGCAGACGACGAACCGAAAGACGGGAAAATCGAGTATCGCAGCGTCTTTGCCAAGATCGTGTGCGGTGGCGATCCATCCGAGTTGACTACCGAGGAAAGGGCCGTCCTTCGCAACGGCGCTACGAAATTCGAAGCCCGCACGCAGGTTGCGGGTTCTGCGGCTGCTGGCGGATATACCGTTCCAAAAGAGCTTGCGAACGAGATCATCAAATCCCTGAAGGCATGGGGACCTCTTTACGACGAAAATATTTGTACAGTCATCACCACTCCGGGCGGCAACCCGATGACGGTCCCGACTGTCGATGATACTGGCAAGGAGGCCGCAGCTAAGGCGGAAGGCGATCCCATCGCCGACGATAACAGCGGCGATGTCGAGTTCGGTCAAAAGATGCTCGATGCGTTCGTGTACTCGACGCCATTCGTGAAGTGGTCATTCGAGCTCGATGCGGACTCGATCTTCAATATGGAGCAATTGCTCGGCGCGCTCATTGGCGAACGGCTGGGCCGCATCGGCAACCGTCAGCTCACCGTAGGAACGGGCAACTCCGCGCCGAACGGTGTGCTTACGGCTTCCAGCCTGGGCCTTACGACCGCGACCGCTTCGGCCTTCACTTGGGACAATGTGATGGACCTGGAGCATTCCATCGATCCGGCTTACCGCGCATCGCCGAAGTGCCGCTACATGTTCCATGACAAGACTTTGGTCATCGCCCGAAAGCTGAAGGACGGGCAGGGTAACTATCTCTGGCAGCAGGGCGATGTTCAGAAGGGTATTCCGACGAGCTTCAACGGTCGTCCGTACTCGATCAACCAGCATATGCCCGAGATCGCCGCCAACACGCGTTTCATGCTGTTCGGCGACTTCTCCAAATACTTTGTCCGAAAGGTCGGCGCGCCGGTCATCGGCGTCCTTCGTGAGCGCTTCTGGCCGCAGGTCGGTATTGCCGGTCTCATCCGTTTCGATGGCGAATTGGGCGACACCGCAGCCATCAAGCACATGAAGACTTCCGCATAA
- a CDS encoding head-tail connector protein, with the protein MWYAATSEAKEPNALAVALAEVKARLLINHEDDDDDLTAMIREATAYVETYCNIRLLPQTLTCECDGWRDFSRLPDGPISANAVTVINYVDGSGAAQTLSTDAYRVLHDGLEAQIAPKAGKVWPVAHYAERIKLTIDAGYVDAVPCEVRAAILLRVATSYQNRENVTAAPWTEFDSLLVNFRRGA; encoded by the coding sequence ATGTGGTACGCCGCGACATCGGAAGCGAAAGAGCCGAATGCGTTAGCGGTCGCTCTCGCGGAGGTAAAGGCGCGGCTGCTCATCAACCATGAGGACGACGACGACGACCTGACGGCGATGATCCGTGAGGCGACGGCGTATGTTGAGACCTATTGCAACATTCGCCTGCTGCCCCAAACATTGACCTGCGAATGCGACGGGTGGCGGGATTTTAGTCGGCTCCCCGATGGCCCTATTTCGGCGAACGCCGTTACGGTCATCAATTATGTTGACGGTTCTGGCGCTGCGCAGACGCTCAGCACTGACGCCTATCGCGTGTTGCATGACGGGCTTGAGGCGCAGATTGCTCCGAAGGCTGGAAAAGTCTGGCCTGTGGCTCATTATGCGGAGCGGATTAAGCTCACAATAGATGCTGGCTACGTCGATGCAGTCCCCTGCGAGGTTCGGGCTGCGATACTTCTGCGCGTTGCAACAAGTTATCAAAATCGAGAGAACGTGACCGCCGCGCCGTGGACCGAATTCGATTCTCTGCTTGTCAATTTTAGAAGGGGTGCGTGA
- a CDS encoding head-tail adaptor protein, protein MVKAGSLRERVVLEKREKTDDGAGNKQSDFQKQFERRAAFIYSRGSEAVNGDGLTGQASFKVKLRKDSQTTLITTAWQVRDARRGTVYAIREADVVTQNDAVFLTVVSGVAS, encoded by the coding sequence ATGGTTAAAGCCGGAAGCTTACGTGAGCGCGTCGTCCTCGAAAAGCGTGAGAAAACCGATGACGGCGCAGGTAACAAGCAATCTGATTTTCAGAAGCAATTCGAGCGACGAGCGGCATTTATCTATTCTCGCGGGTCGGAGGCGGTTAACGGCGACGGATTGACCGGTCAAGCGTCTTTTAAAGTTAAACTGCGCAAAGACAGTCAAACCACGTTGATCACGACCGCTTGGCAAGTGCGCGATGCACGGCGCGGGACGGTGTATGCTATCCGCGAAGCTGATGTGGTGACGCAGAATGATGCTGTCTTTCTGACGGTGGTTAGTGGGGTGGCGTCGTGA
- a CDS encoding HK97-gp10 family putative phage morphogenesis protein, which produces MKIIGLEKMRRRLERIPAEIRKQAKAELVLQARETNMLQRSLAPKDDLTLAGTIRSSALPDPQIGVVIQAGGPATTKPVRDTEKGNSPEYDYALAQEFGTEEMPPNPFFYPAIYATKKKAKRRVRAAVRRGLKTAGKT; this is translated from the coding sequence GTGAAAATCATCGGACTTGAAAAGATGCGTCGCCGCCTCGAGCGAATACCGGCAGAAATCCGCAAGCAGGCAAAAGCCGAACTGGTGTTGCAGGCCCGCGAGACCAACATGCTGCAAAGGTCGCTCGCTCCAAAAGACGATTTGACCCTTGCTGGCACAATTCGTTCTTCGGCGCTTCCAGATCCTCAGATCGGTGTCGTCATTCAGGCCGGTGGACCAGCGACGACGAAGCCGGTTCGGGACACTGAAAAAGGTAACTCGCCTGAATATGATTATGCGCTTGCGCAAGAGTTCGGAACGGAAGAGATGCCGCCAAATCCATTCTTCTATCCCGCGATCTATGCCACGAAAAAGAAGGCGAAGCGGCGAGTGCGGGCGGCGGTTCGGCGGGGGCTGAAGACGGCGGGGAAGACATGA
- a CDS encoding DUF3168 domain-containing protein, giving the protein MSDPGLAIQIALVARIGALSAELGGRVYDDVPPEADRESETGAAFPYVSLGDGGRVPIDEECFDRSTTTFYVNVWSRAVGFPEVKRIAGALSDGLHEKPLEIEGHVLDGLRVEGVRYLREPDGVTRRARLEVSADTQPKP; this is encoded by the coding sequence ATGAGCGACCCCGGCCTTGCTATTCAAATCGCGCTTGTGGCGCGGATCGGTGCGCTATCGGCAGAGCTGGGTGGTCGTGTCTATGACGATGTTCCGCCTGAAGCAGACCGCGAAAGCGAGACTGGCGCGGCGTTCCCATACGTTTCTCTTGGTGACGGCGGACGCGTTCCAATTGATGAGGAATGTTTCGACCGCTCAACCACGACTTTCTACGTCAATGTTTGGTCACGGGCAGTCGGCTTTCCCGAAGTCAAGCGCATAGCCGGGGCGCTCAGCGACGGCTTGCACGAGAAACCCCTAGAAATTGAGGGGCATGTTCTCGACGGATTGCGTGTCGAGGGCGTGAGATACCTCCGCGAACCGGACGGCGTAACGCGTCGTGCGCGGCTTGAAGTCTCGGCCGATACCCAGCCGAAACCCTAA
- a CDS encoding phage tail tube protein gives MATTKKLLTQFGDGATPENFAHSCTINTSQDFTIEATTTDATEPNCAAPDAPGWVLRSVDTLSASINGAGTMDPESFAKLRDKQLSGEPINTRVLLDLPKAKGGGWYAGRFIITSLGIAKEGKGYVSSTIALQSDGEVKWVAAAN, from the coding sequence ATGGCGACGACTAAGAAACTATTGACGCAATTCGGCGACGGGGCGACGCCGGAAAATTTTGCCCATTCCTGCACGATCAACACCTCGCAGGATTTTACAATCGAGGCCACGACGACGGACGCGACGGAACCAAACTGCGCGGCACCAGATGCCCCTGGCTGGGTTCTTCGCTCGGTCGATACGCTTTCGGCCAGCATTAACGGCGCAGGCACAATGGACCCTGAAAGCTTCGCGAAATTGCGCGATAAGCAGCTGTCCGGCGAACCCATCAATACGCGCGTCTTGCTCGACCTACCGAAGGCCAAGGGCGGCGGCTGGTATGCTGGGCGTTTCATCATCACTTCACTGGGTATTGCAAAAGAAGGTAAGGGCTACGTGTCCAGTACCATCGCTTTGCAGTCTGACGGCGAAGTGAAGTGGGTTGCGGCGGCAAACTAA
- a CDS encoding gene transfer agent family protein, with translation MAQTIQLPLGGKLRDFRLDLGGLEELQSACDAGPATIFARLMAVQPQAANTKRPNPDNYGSGVEDPDFVADFNTYALLRGIGGDWRIADVRETIRLGLIGGGMTPGDAFVNVSVYVDNVEKFPLTENVGLAAAILHHALTAPKGEEVGKLETGKVQTSTV, from the coding sequence ATGGCGCAAACAATTCAGCTTCCCTTGGGCGGTAAGTTGCGCGACTTTCGCCTTGACCTCGGTGGACTGGAAGAGCTTCAGTCCGCCTGCGATGCCGGACCTGCCACCATCTTCGCGCGGCTTATGGCAGTGCAGCCGCAGGCCGCGAACACGAAGCGGCCGAACCCGGACAATTACGGTTCGGGTGTCGAAGACCCGGACTTTGTGGCTGACTTCAACACCTACGCGCTGTTGCGCGGGATTGGCGGAGACTGGCGCATTGCCGATGTCCGCGAAACGATCCGTCTCGGCCTGATCGGGGGCGGCATGACCCCCGGCGATGCGTTTGTGAACGTGTCGGTGTATGTCGATAACGTCGAGAAATTTCCCCTCACAGAGAATGTCGGATTAGCGGCTGCAATCTTGCATCACGCACTGACCGCGCCGAAGGGCGAAGAGGTGGGAAAGTTGGAGACCGGGAAAGTACAGACGTCGACCGTCTGA